In Bacillus cereus ATCC 14579, a single window of DNA contains:
- a CDS encoding YkyA family protein — MLKYSKLAIVTTLSMILLAGCFGPKPEEELYVAFENAAKQEKTMFEDAKKLETLEKEGQELYNQIVQEGKDNNQTVKEKLNQAVKNTTEREKVLTKEKEVLNKAQEEVKSADKYVKKIEDKKLKDQADKVKSTYEKRHDSFNKMYDSYNKSLKQEKELYTMLQDKGTKLKDISEKVKVVNQSYKDIESEKDKFNEFTKSYNTEKVAFYKQANIKIKEEKK, encoded by the coding sequence ATGTTGAAATATAGTAAATTAGCAATTGTAACTACATTATCAATGATTTTATTAGCCGGTTGTTTCGGTCCGAAACCAGAAGAAGAATTATATGTAGCGTTTGAAAACGCTGCTAAACAAGAAAAAACAATGTTTGAAGATGCAAAAAAACTTGAGACTTTAGAGAAAGAAGGACAAGAATTATATAACCAGATTGTTCAAGAAGGAAAAGATAATAATCAAACTGTTAAAGAAAAACTGAATCAAGCAGTGAAAAATACAACTGAACGAGAAAAAGTGCTTACAAAAGAAAAAGAAGTTTTAAATAAAGCGCAAGAAGAAGTGAAGTCAGCTGATAAGTATGTGAAGAAAATTGAAGATAAGAAATTGAAAGATCAAGCTGATAAAGTGAAAAGCACGTATGAGAAACGCCACGATTCATTTAATAAAATGTATGACAGCTATAACAAATCTTTAAAACAAGAAAAAGAGTTATATACAATGTTACAAGATAAAGGTACTAAATTAAAAGATATTAGTGAAAAAGTAAAAGTAGTAAATCAATCTTATAAGGATATTGAGTCAGAAAAAGATAAATTTAATGAATTTACAAAGTCTTATAATACAGAAAAAGTAGCTTTTTATAAACAAGCAAATATTAAAATTAAAGAAGAGAAAAAATAA
- a CDS encoding YkyB family protein, which translates to MKPSQPQSQLQNQHSINRLAQSIFVVNRHAKAATNPKYLYWLKKTALERLIAEKKAIKEGLHFSRNPRFSQQQSDVLIRLGDYFFHIPPTKEDFRILPHLGHLESSYRNPKTTLSLTVAKKTLQDYIGPEALKQEKKLSEPVPWYSRTYTKK; encoded by the coding sequence ATGAAACCTTCACAACCACAATCTCAATTACAAAACCAACATTCTATTAATCGACTAGCTCAATCTATTTTCGTTGTGAATCGTCATGCTAAAGCAGCTACTAATCCTAAATATTTATACTGGTTAAAAAAGACAGCTTTAGAACGTTTGATTGCTGAAAAAAAAGCAATTAAAGAAGGATTGCATTTTTCTAGAAACCCACGTTTTAGCCAACAACAATCTGATGTCCTTATACGTTTAGGCGATTATTTTTTCCACATCCCTCCTACGAAAGAAGATTTTCGAATTCTACCGCATCTTGGTCATCTTGAATCCTCCTATCGAAATCCGAAAACAACCTTATCTTTAACAGTAGCAAAAAAAACACTTCAAGATTATATTGGTCCTGAAGCATTAAAACAAGAAAAAAAATTAAGTGAGCCTGTTCCATGGTATAGTCGTACTTATACAAAAAAATAA
- a CDS encoding Ppx/GppA family phosphatase translates to MFLKFDNERVRSLKEILKQQYAIIDIGSNTMRLVIYEKQNGGFYKEIENTKVVARLRNYLIDGVLNEEGIEVLLQTLFQFQESTRFHQLHHVLCVATATIRQSENQEEIKKLVEGQTDFTLRVLSEYEEARYGYLAVMNSTSFSEGITVDIGGGSTEVTYFRNREILEYHSFPFGALSLKQQFIKGDIPTKDELEGMQQYLEFQFRTLPWLINKKLPLIAIGGSARNLVKIHQNLICYPIAGLHLYKMKEEDVESVKEELEKLSFIELQKLEGLAKDRADTIIPAVEVFHTLVHVIVAPAFVLSRKGLREGVFYEELTKDLGISYYPNVVEESLHLLSHEYEMDMEFVIQLIKHGRLICKQLEEIGLISMSVKDWEVFHQAAKVFNIGKYIDEEASRLHTFYLLANKTIDGMMHKDRVRLALIASYKSKMLFKQHLSPFEGWFDKSEQKKIRLLGAVLQFSATLNVRQRSLIDTISITESEEGLTFKVLCEQSALAEKVQAEKQKKQLERVLKTNINLLFELKH, encoded by the coding sequence ATGTTTTTGAAATTTGATAATGAAAGAGTGAGAAGTTTGAAAGAAATATTAAAACAACAGTATGCCATTATAGATATTGGATCTAATACAATGCGTTTAGTTATTTATGAAAAGCAAAATGGAGGTTTTTATAAAGAGATTGAAAATACGAAAGTTGTTGCTAGGTTAAGGAATTACTTAATTGATGGTGTATTGAATGAAGAGGGAATAGAAGTATTATTACAGACATTATTTCAATTTCAAGAAAGTACAAGATTCCATCAGTTGCATCATGTACTTTGTGTTGCAACAGCAACAATTAGACAGTCGGAGAATCAAGAGGAAATTAAAAAGCTTGTTGAAGGACAAACGGACTTTACTCTTAGAGTATTATCAGAGTATGAGGAAGCGCGTTACGGATACCTGGCGGTTATGAATTCTACATCGTTTTCAGAAGGAATAACGGTAGATATTGGTGGGGGAAGTACGGAAGTTACATACTTTAGAAATAGAGAGATTTTAGAGTACCATAGTTTTCCTTTTGGGGCACTTTCTTTAAAGCAACAATTTATTAAAGGTGATATTCCTACTAAAGATGAGTTAGAGGGAATGCAACAGTATTTAGAGTTTCAATTTCGAACGTTACCATGGTTAATCAATAAGAAATTGCCTCTTATTGCAATTGGTGGTAGTGCTAGGAACTTAGTAAAAATCCATCAAAATTTAATATGTTATCCTATAGCAGGATTACATTTATACAAGATGAAAGAAGAAGATGTTGAAAGTGTAAAAGAGGAATTGGAAAAATTGTCGTTCATAGAACTTCAGAAATTGGAAGGATTAGCAAAAGATCGAGCAGATACGATTATTCCAGCGGTTGAAGTATTTCATACACTTGTTCATGTTATAGTGGCACCGGCATTTGTATTAAGTAGAAAAGGGTTAAGAGAAGGTGTTTTCTATGAAGAGTTGACAAAAGATTTGGGGATTTCATATTATCCGAACGTAGTTGAAGAAAGTTTGCATTTACTATCACATGAATACGAAATGGACATGGAATTTGTTATTCAACTTATTAAACATGGAAGACTAATTTGCAAACAACTTGAGGAAATAGGGCTTATTTCTATGTCAGTAAAAGACTGGGAAGTGTTCCATCAAGCTGCGAAAGTATTTAATATAGGCAAATATATAGACGAAGAAGCAAGCCGTTTACATACGTTTTATTTATTAGCGAATAAGACAATTGATGGCATGATGCATAAAGATCGAGTAAGGCTAGCGCTTATTGCATCGTATAAATCAAAAATGTTATTTAAACAACATTTATCTCCATTTGAAGGTTGGTTTGATAAAAGCGAACAAAAAAAAATCCGCCTGTTAGGAGCTGTTTTACAATTTTCAGCTACTTTAAATGTAAGGCAACGATCGCTTATTGATACCATATCTATAACAGAAAGCGAAGAGGGATTAACGTTTAAAGTTTTATGTGAACAATCGGCATTAGCAGAAAAAGTACAAGCTGAAAAACAAAAAAAACAGTTAGAAAGAGTATTAAAAACGAATATTAATTTATTATTTGAACTAAAACATTAG
- a CDS encoding polyphosphate kinase, whose protein sequence is MELLKGNAVNLNDTAYYNNRELSWLAFNERVLQEAQDANNPLLERLKFISIFSSNLDEFFMVRVAGLKDQVSAGFNQPENKAGLTPKKQLNKIAIKAHALMTVQYDTFKNYVLPALELEGIERLTFNDLTKEQREFIEEYFDEQIFPVLTPVAIDAYRPFPMLLNKSLNLATLLYDEKQAEEENRTKLGIVQVPSLLERFIILPSEGQKHKFILLEDVISSFTHKLFTGYTVSSVTRFRITRNADLTIHEEGARDLLKVIEKELKKRKWGAAVRLEVGKEHIDERVLALLYEVLEVKDEDVYIMDGPLDLTCLFSLYKKLAPLYEHLVYPALIPQPPQDLGDEEDVFEKAIEHDILLHHPFESFQPVVDFVRDAADDPNVLAIKQTLYRVSGDSPIIQALKIAAEKGKQVTVLVELKARFDEENNVHWAKELEQAGCHVIYGVSHLKTHSKITLVVRRKNGKIERFVHLGTGNYNDATAKLYTDFGYITSRKDFGVDATNFFNYLSGYTTKPHFHHLSVAPFDIREQFMDLIDEEIRYHRQYGNGYIIAKMNSLTDKPLIKKMYEASQAGVKVELIVRGTCCLRPGIPNVSENIRVVSVVGRYLEHSRIYYFHHNGEEKIYLSSADLMTRNMEKRVEISFPILDIEMKARIKAILQLILADNVKTREQNKDGDYYYVINGSTEEIDSQVKLFKMAYQNTDAE, encoded by the coding sequence ATGGAATTATTGAAGGGGAATGCAGTAAATTTAAATGATACAGCTTATTACAATAATCGAGAGTTAAGTTGGTTAGCATTTAATGAACGTGTCTTACAAGAAGCGCAAGATGCAAATAATCCACTTTTGGAAAGATTGAAATTTATTAGTATTTTTAGTTCGAATTTAGATGAATTTTTTATGGTACGTGTAGCGGGATTAAAGGATCAAGTGAGTGCTGGATTTAATCAACCAGAAAATAAAGCTGGCTTAACACCGAAAAAGCAATTAAATAAAATTGCGATAAAAGCCCATGCACTAATGACAGTACAATATGATACATTTAAAAATTATGTATTACCAGCGCTTGAGTTAGAGGGAATTGAACGTTTAACATTCAATGATTTGACGAAAGAGCAGCGAGAATTTATAGAAGAGTATTTTGACGAGCAAATTTTTCCGGTGTTAACTCCTGTAGCTATTGATGCATATCGCCCATTTCCAATGTTATTAAACAAAAGTTTGAATTTGGCTACTCTTTTATATGATGAGAAGCAAGCAGAAGAAGAAAACAGGACGAAGTTAGGGATTGTGCAAGTTCCTTCATTACTTGAGCGCTTCATAATTTTACCGAGTGAAGGGCAAAAGCATAAATTTATTTTATTAGAAGACGTAATTAGTAGCTTTACTCATAAATTATTTACGGGATATACAGTATCATCTGTTACTCGTTTCCGTATTACACGCAATGCAGATTTAACGATTCATGAAGAAGGTGCGAGAGATTTATTAAAGGTAATTGAAAAAGAATTAAAAAAGCGTAAGTGGGGGGCTGCTGTACGTTTAGAAGTTGGGAAAGAACACATTGATGAAAGAGTATTAGCATTATTATATGAGGTTCTGGAAGTAAAAGATGAAGATGTATATATAATGGATGGCCCATTAGATTTAACATGTTTGTTTTCTTTATATAAAAAACTAGCTCCTTTATATGAACATCTTGTATATCCAGCTCTTATTCCGCAACCGCCTCAAGATTTAGGTGATGAAGAAGATGTATTTGAAAAAGCAATTGAGCATGATATTTTATTACATCATCCTTTTGAATCATTTCAGCCGGTAGTTGATTTTGTCCGTGATGCGGCAGACGATCCGAATGTACTTGCGATTAAACAAACGTTATATCGTGTAAGTGGTGATTCACCGATTATTCAGGCGTTAAAGATAGCGGCTGAAAAGGGAAAACAAGTGACGGTATTAGTTGAATTAAAGGCAAGGTTTGATGAAGAAAACAATGTTCACTGGGCTAAAGAATTGGAACAGGCAGGCTGTCATGTTATTTACGGTGTCAGTCACTTGAAAACACATAGTAAAATTACGCTAGTTGTAAGGAGAAAAAACGGAAAAATCGAAAGGTTCGTACATCTCGGAACGGGGAACTATAATGATGCAACAGCGAAGTTATATACTGATTTTGGATATATTACATCAAGAAAAGATTTTGGGGTCGATGCAACCAATTTCTTTAATTATTTAAGTGGTTATACAACAAAGCCACATTTTCATCATTTATCGGTTGCTCCATTTGATATAAGAGAGCAATTTATGGATTTAATAGATGAAGAAATCCGTTATCATAGGCAATATGGAAATGGATATATTATCGCTAAGATGAATTCATTAACAGATAAACCGTTAATAAAAAAAATGTACGAAGCATCACAAGCTGGAGTAAAGGTAGAGCTCATTGTTCGAGGAACATGTTGCCTACGACCTGGTATTCCAAATGTAAGTGAAAATATTCGTGTAGTTAGTGTTGTTGGAAGATATTTAGAACATAGCCGTATTTATTATTTCCATCATAATGGGGAGGAGAAAATATATTTATCTTCAGCTGATTTGATGACGCGAAATATGGAGAAGCGAGTGGAAATATCTTTCCCGATATTAGATATTGAAATGAAGGCACGAATTAAGGCGATTTTACAGCTTATATTAGCTGATAATGTGAAAACACGTGAACAAAATAAAGATGGTGATTACTATTATGTTATTAATGGTAGTACAGAAGAAATTGATAGCCAAGTGAAGTTGTTTAAGATGGCGTATCAAAATACAGACGCTGAATAA